From Cecembia calidifontis, one genomic window encodes:
- a CDS encoding PAS domain S-box protein — protein sequence MAYFEKLDISIFSFFDEVTDPMMVFSEDQIVFVNKFWREHFQYDFQKWQEFVNNGISQNELYRFFMAGEKPKTEFLRPLKDKRGFLTRFQWTFISLTSNNDQRYCLAKGKRHITFGELMQYESQGVEIADQQELGFIKTMLHYSHDMMAIVDGEGVFKFVSSSIIDKLGITPDVVLGRSLHELEEIGAIEVVDGDFDGLNERMGEIRIDFWVHKPDGTKFFLESYGKNLLDEPAVEGILFNARDVTEFYYAKKSLQKRYDLEILINKISAKFVNADYHQLDKVFQDSLKMLGEFEKADRAYIFLVHDDLKSMEYAYEWTNEGILPQIEDMKYIPVHEDAATIKALRKGEIFIISDVESLSDTFALEKEVYKQQGIQSVILIPIFSEHRLIGFFGLDAVKEKRDWVEKDEYVLRQLGDIYAGSFINRAIKKSLDRNEKLLESTEILAKSGSWRYSPSKNRIHISKGFNKIFEITDGVSSVQLADLFPKISKETRKTFIRDVKRAIFDRSSSSSELILKLSEGKEKILSYNIVVKQGEGTDKLEIYGYCSDITHKRGAENYLKLQSQILAQVDDPIFVTDTQWNVLYLNKAARTECKLLQSAEFQGTLFDLFDFLSEDVHEIKIAIGELKNEKVYRRELNLKSLYGAVQPYDLSVQAFLNDEGEKLGYSFLIRNLSLLQKQEALAKRAKMVVENSPAVLFTVDPNENFKILYISDNIKQFGYQADELITNGASILELIHPDDLEELLDFHLKEQHEKGIPAYSGEYRIKKSSGEYRWVEDKSRELLDQDGKVVLHEGILQDITERKKAREEIIRSQERYRVLASNIPFISVFLIDKDLKYIVAQGSTMRNWGMKPSDFEGKTLSEVHKKNLSEIEPAVKTALYQKKDVNKILIFRQRVYEMTIKPIMHEGEVEYALGILRDINEEYNAKENLLKSEEKYRRLVENSTQIIFSMEPDFTLTYVSPNIKQFLGYEPEEVLNLKLTEFLHENDFSELKELIVDPIKFLMENQYLEFKLRRKGGDYRIFSSNGKLITTEDGRVFYNGIARDITQLKEAQREMLLAKEKAEQASKVKSQFLSIMSHEIRTPMNAVIGMAHLLIEDNPRPDQLENLKTLQFSAENLLGLINDILDFTKIDSGKVELEKLDFELKNVINRILHSYTYQAREKSLEIIFDYDEEIPTKLIGDPVRLGQVVNNLISNAVKFTQQGFIKIALKRVDENAEEIAVQFEIEDTGIGIPEDKMATVFEAFTQASADTTRKYGGTGLGLAIVKRLVNLFGGDITIRKRTGGGTVFSFTIKFQKIKASTELHFRRVASYDKNLGSAKVLVAEDNLVNQIMINKFLTKWGVGEIVIAENGQQAIKEFELHDFNLILLDLQMPEMDGFEVASFIRNHPDFQKRNVPIIALTASSLIDVKVQLEEVGMDDFIPKPFNPDSLYSKIIRFLKI from the coding sequence ATGGCTTATTTTGAAAAATTGGATATTTCCATTTTCAGTTTTTTTGATGAAGTTACTGATCCCATGATGGTTTTTAGTGAAGATCAGATAGTTTTTGTTAATAAATTCTGGAGGGAGCATTTTCAATATGATTTTCAGAAGTGGCAGGAGTTTGTTAATAATGGAATTAGCCAAAATGAATTGTATAGATTTTTTATGGCTGGCGAAAAGCCAAAAACAGAGTTTTTAAGGCCTTTAAAGGATAAAAGGGGTTTTTTGACCCGTTTTCAATGGACCTTTATAAGCCTTACCTCTAACAATGACCAAAGGTACTGTTTGGCAAAAGGAAAGCGTCACATCACGTTTGGCGAGTTGATGCAATATGAAAGTCAGGGTGTTGAAATAGCTGATCAGCAAGAGCTGGGTTTTATTAAAACCATGTTGCATTACAGCCATGATATGATGGCAATCGTTGATGGGGAAGGTGTTTTTAAGTTTGTAAGTTCCTCCATCATTGATAAGCTCGGAATCACTCCTGATGTCGTTTTGGGGAGATCTTTACATGAGCTTGAAGAAATAGGGGCTATTGAAGTAGTAGATGGCGACTTTGATGGACTAAATGAAAGGATGGGGGAAATCAGGATTGATTTTTGGGTGCACAAACCAGACGGGACGAAATTCTTTTTGGAATCTTATGGTAAAAATTTATTGGATGAACCTGCTGTTGAAGGAATACTCTTTAACGCTAGAGATGTCACTGAATTCTACTATGCAAAAAAGTCTCTCCAAAAGAGATACGATCTGGAAATTCTGATCAATAAGATTTCTGCAAAGTTTGTCAATGCAGACTATCATCAGCTGGATAAAGTTTTTCAGGACTCTTTAAAAATGCTCGGAGAGTTTGAAAAAGCAGACAGGGCCTATATTTTTCTAGTTCACGATGACCTGAAGTCCATGGAATATGCTTATGAGTGGACTAATGAGGGAATTTTGCCCCAGATTGAGGACATGAAATATATCCCGGTTCACGAGGACGCTGCTACCATTAAAGCACTCAGGAAGGGGGAAATTTTCATCATATCTGATGTCGAATCTTTGTCAGATACCTTTGCTTTGGAAAAGGAAGTCTATAAGCAACAGGGGATTCAGTCAGTGATTTTAATTCCCATTTTTTCTGAACACAGGCTTATTGGCTTTTTTGGTTTGGATGCTGTAAAGGAAAAGAGGGATTGGGTAGAAAAGGATGAATACGTCCTTAGGCAACTGGGGGATATTTATGCAGGAAGTTTTATCAATCGGGCAATCAAAAAGAGCCTGGATAGGAATGAGAAACTTTTAGAATCTACAGAAATTCTTGCAAAATCGGGTTCATGGAGATATAGCCCCTCCAAAAACCGCATTCATATTTCGAAAGGATTTAATAAGATTTTTGAAATTACAGATGGGGTGTCTTCTGTACAATTGGCAGATTTGTTTCCAAAAATATCTAAAGAGACCAGGAAAACCTTCATAAGGGATGTAAAAAGGGCGATTTTTGATCGAAGCAGCTCTTCAAGTGAGTTAATCTTAAAATTATCCGAAGGGAAAGAGAAAATCCTTTCCTACAATATAGTTGTAAAGCAAGGAGAAGGGACCGATAAATTAGAGATTTATGGCTATTGTTCCGATATCACACACAAAAGAGGTGCTGAGAATTACCTGAAACTTCAGTCACAGATTTTGGCACAAGTTGATGACCCCATTTTTGTGACTGATACCCAATGGAACGTGCTTTATCTAAACAAAGCTGCCAGGACGGAATGTAAACTCTTACAGTCCGCTGAATTTCAAGGGACCCTTTTTGATTTGTTTGATTTTCTTTCAGAAGATGTGCATGAAATCAAAATTGCTATAGGGGAATTAAAAAATGAGAAAGTATATAGACGGGAACTGAATCTGAAATCATTGTATGGAGCAGTACAGCCTTATGATCTTTCTGTTCAGGCTTTCTTAAATGATGAAGGAGAAAAGCTAGGGTATTCATTTCTCATAAGGAATCTATCCCTATTGCAAAAGCAGGAGGCACTGGCCAAAAGGGCTAAAATGGTAGTCGAAAATAGCCCTGCTGTTCTTTTTACAGTTGATCCCAATGAAAATTTCAAGATCTTATACATATCGGATAATATCAAGCAATTTGGTTACCAGGCAGATGAATTGATTACAAATGGCGCCAGTATTTTGGAGTTGATCCATCCGGATGATTTAGAAGAGTTGCTTGATTTTCATCTCAAGGAGCAACATGAAAAGGGAATACCTGCTTATTCAGGAGAATATAGAATCAAAAAATCCAGTGGTGAATACCGTTGGGTGGAGGATAAATCCAGAGAATTGTTGGATCAGGATGGAAAGGTGGTATTGCATGAAGGGATACTACAGGACATCACAGAAAGAAAAAAGGCCAGGGAAGAAATTATCCGCAGTCAGGAGAGGTATAGGGTATTGGCATCCAATATTCCATTTATCAGCGTATTCCTCATTGATAAGGATTTAAAATATATTGTTGCCCAAGGGTCTACCATGAGAAATTGGGGGATGAAACCTTCTGATTTTGAAGGCAAAACACTTTCGGAAGTACACAAGAAAAATCTCAGCGAAATTGAGCCTGCGGTAAAGACCGCATTATATCAAAAAAAGGATGTCAATAAAATCCTGATTTTTAGGCAAAGGGTTTATGAAATGACCATAAAACCGATCATGCATGAAGGTGAAGTGGAATATGCCCTAGGTATCCTAAGGGATATCAATGAAGAATATAATGCGAAGGAAAACCTTCTTAAAAGTGAGGAAAAGTACAGGAGATTGGTTGAAAATTCAACACAAATAATCTTCTCCATGGAGCCGGATTTCACCTTGACTTATGTTTCTCCCAATATCAAGCAGTTTTTAGGGTATGAACCTGAGGAGGTATTGAACCTCAAGCTTACAGAGTTTTTGCATGAGAATGATTTTTCAGAATTAAAAGAATTGATAGTCGACCCTATTAAATTCTTAATGGAAAATCAGTACCTCGAATTCAAACTGAGACGTAAAGGTGGGGATTACAGGATTTTTAGTTCAAATGGGAAATTGATAACCACTGAAGATGGCAGGGTATTTTACAATGGAATTGCACGTGACATCACCCAGTTGAAAGAGGCACAAAGAGAAATGTTATTGGCTAAGGAAAAAGCCGAACAGGCTTCTAAGGTGAAATCTCAGTTTTTGTCCATCATGAGTCATGAAATCAGGACACCAATGAATGCAGTTATTGGAATGGCCCATTTGCTTATTGAAGATAATCCAAGGCCTGACCAGCTTGAAAACCTTAAGACGCTTCAGTTTTCAGCAGAAAACTTACTTGGCCTGATCAATGATATTCTTGATTTCACAAAAATTGATTCCGGGAAAGTTGAGCTTGAAAAATTGGATTTTGAATTGAAAAATGTCATCAACCGTATCCTTCATTCTTACACTTACCAGGCCAGGGAAAAGTCCCTGGAAATCATTTTTGATTATGATGAAGAGATCCCGACGAAGTTGATAGGAGACCCGGTGAGATTGGGCCAAGTAGTCAATAACCTTATTTCCAATGCTGTCAAATTTACCCAACAGGGTTTTATAAAAATTGCATTGAAAAGAGTAGATGAAAACGCTGAGGAGATAGCAGTTCAATTCGAAATAGAAGACACCGGCATTGGTATCCCTGAGGATAAAATGGCTACGGTATTTGAAGCCTTTACCCAAGCCAGTGCTGATACGACCAGAAAGTATGGAGGAACTGGCCTCGGTTTGGCGATTGTCAAAAGGTTGGTAAATTTATTTGGAGGAGACATCACGATCAGGAAGCGAACAGGGGGAGGTACGGTTTTTTCTTTTACCATTAAGTTCCAGAAAATAAAGGCTTCGACAGAACTTCACTTCAGACGGGTAGCTTCCTATGATAAAAACCTTGGCTCTGCTAAG